In Dama dama isolate Ldn47 chromosome 9, ASM3311817v1, whole genome shotgun sequence, the following proteins share a genomic window:
- the LOC133062872 gene encoding olfactory receptor 2T29-like produces the protein MDKSTWVTNHTGQLDFILMGLFSQSKHPAFLCVVIFVIFLMALSGNSILILLIYSDAHLHTPMYYFISQLSLMDVMYISVTVPKMLMDQVMGVNKISAPECGMQMFFYVTLGGSEYFLLATMAYDRYVAICHPLHYSTLMSHKVWLFLVSGCWFLGSVDGFMLTPITMTFPFCRSWEIHHFFCEVPAVMKLSCSDTSLYETLMYLCCVLMLLIPMTVISSSYSFILLTIHRMNSAEGRKKALTTCSSHMTVVILFYGAAIYTYMLPISYHTPEKDMAVSAFYTILTPVLNPLIYSLRNKDVIRALKKMLNVEYLREP, from the coding sequence ATGGACAAATCTACCTGGGTCACCAACCACACTGGACAGTTGGATTTCATCCTTATGGGGCTCTTCAGTCAATCCAAGCATCCAGCTTTCCTTTGTGTGGTCATTTTTGTGATTTTCCTGATGGCCTTGTCTGGAAATAGCATCCTGATCCTTCTGATATATTCTGAtgcccacctccacacccccatgtactattTCATCAGCCAGTTGTCTCTCATGGATGTGATGTACATTTCTGTCACTGTGCCCAAAATGCTCATGGACCAGGTCATGGGTGTAAATAAGATCTCAGCCCCTGAATGTGGAATGCAAATGTTTTTCTATGTGACACTTGGAGGTTCAGAATATTTCCTTTTGGCtaccatggcctatgaccgctatgtggccatctgtcatccactccattattctactctcaTGAGCCATAAGGTGTGGCTGTTCTTGGTGTCTGGCTGCTGGTTCCTGGGATCAGTGGATGGCTTTATGCTCACACCCATCACCAtgacctttcccttctgcagatcCTGGGAGATCCATCACTTCTTCTGTGAGGTCCCTGCGGTAATGAAGCTCTCCTGCTCAGACACTTCCCTCTATGAGACACTCATGTACCTGTGCTGTGTCCTCATGCTCCTCATCCCCATGACAGTCATTTCAAGCTCTTATTCATTCATCCTCCTCACCATCCACAGGATGAATTCAGCAGAGGGCAGGAAGAAGGCCTTAACCACTTGTTCTTCCCACATGACTGTGGTCATCCTCTTCTATGGAGCTGCCATCTATACCTACATGCTCCCCATCTCCTACCACACCCCTGAGAAGGACATGGCTGTATCTGCCTTTTACACCATACTCACCCCTGTTCTAAACCCTTTAATCTATAGTCTTAGGAATAAGGATGTCATAAGGGCactaaaaaaaatgttgaatgtaGAATATCTCAGAGAACCATAG